DNA from Nymphaea colorata isolate Beijing-Zhang1983 chromosome 4, ASM883128v2, whole genome shotgun sequence:
AAGCATATTACAAACTTTACATCAAATCAAATAATTGAAGTGTGAAAACGGAAAAGCACCACGATGTTGATTTAATGACCCCAGCACCCCCTTAATTATTAATTCAACTTTCTGTTCTTCATCATTATCGACAATTGAATATCATTCTCCCTCGCCTGCGCATTTGAAGCGGCAACAATTTGCCCTCCgcaaattgaatttcttttacaaaCGCCCCTGCCCTGAAACTCATCCAAATGTCGTCCCATGGTCTGGAATTCCCCGAAAACCAAACACGAGAAGGGCCTTTCTGTCATTTCACATGCGCCAACAACAGGGGACTCCAACTCTTTGTTGGGGAAAGGAATAAATTCCCCAGTAGCGACGCTTGAGTCTTGACCGTTGACCACACGTGTGTGTGGCGCCCCTTCCCCTTTATTTTCTCGATGCCACATTTACCCTCGAAGAGGAAGGCGCAGTTTCGTCCGAAAAACGCCCCGCGGTAAAATCCGTTCactgttttttagtttttacccTAAAAAGAGCACCAACCAataattgaattaaaaaaaaaaaaaagaaaaagcaaaggaaaggAGCTTCCATCGTCCGTCCTCATTGTGCAAACCACATGACCCCAAATTCGTACTCGCGAGatttaatcaatcaatcaatcaatccaTCAATAAATGCCTTTAAGACTTAAACTCCCCAAAATGCCCTCAAGTAAGCATAAGCAGGTCCATCGGCCACGCTGATTCAGGTTTCTACGAAAGTTACGGGTTTAACTCCAGCTCCTTTTCCACCCAAGTAATTTCTCTGCCCTAATAGTTTTATTATTCTTTTACCTAATAAAAGCTAAAGTCAAAGATGGCATGTcctataaatattttattttagaaagGTGCTCGTTTACAATTTCGGTGACGATGAGGTTCATAATTTGTTATTCGGAAAAGAGGCGGGAAGATTCTCCCATTCCCTTTATTTTTAGGGTTCTAAACTGTATTGCTAACTACGCTACATTCTTTTTTAGTTTATGTGCTTATCTTGATATAATAAATGTAAACAACTATTAGATACAGTGTGTGTTATCGACACTTTTGATTTGTATAATTTAAttagtattttttatttatgtttcaatttttaattttttttgtttgaaaaaaaagaaaaaaggaaaggcgGGACCCTGTGACATGGAGTATTAGACAAGACGTTTTCTGACCAAGTCGTCCCCCCTTACAatgttgtttatttattttaatcaggcCTAATCTACCATAAAATAAATCACGGAAGCTGTCTCAAAAATTGATGGGCGTAAAATTGTCGACTCTTAGTTGTAAAAGAATTAGGCGTGCTTAGAATAAAATTGATGGGCGTAAAATGTCGACTCTTAGTTGTAAAACACGTTTATATGGAAAAATTTTGGGTTggaattatatataaaatattccGCCTTCGAAGCAATTCTTGCACAATCCTTCACACATAGACGTCTTTCAATTAGACGTTGGTAACTAAACTTACATCAACAACTACACGAGCTGAGGCGAAAAAGTCGGCCAGTACACTCTCCAATTTGACTTATGAAGGCCCAAGAGTAGGTTTTTCAGACATTAAAAGAGCGAGGTTGTCAAGCTCAGCTTCAATGTGAAACTCATGCATAGTCCTTTGAACTCCCCAACTGCTTTTTATCTTCTGGCAAGAACTATGaaattcttcatcttctttaaAAGCAGGAAGGTTGGAAGTGATAACCACGATTAATGACTAAGGCATCATGTTCGTTGACTCGATCCTTAGGTTCAGTTGGCTACGGATGAAGCAAGTTCATTTTACAGCAGTACATTAAATTAGACAAGAAAGAAGATCCATTTAATGCTATTCAATCGATCCAAACATTGGAAAGGACCTAAAATatatggcaattttttttacatgcataagtctaaaaaattcaaactaattATGTTAATGTAGAAAGCACGCAAATTAAAACTCCACAGGGAGACAAGGATTACCACCCAAATCTCCACGGTAATCAAAAGGATTAAATCTAAACGTCATGGTTGTGCGTGAAGCAGGCAGGTGACAGAGAAAAGCAGCAGCTGTCTCGAGTTCACCCATCGAGGAGGCTTCAAACTGTTGGTTTGCACCAGAAATAGAAAGCAGTTTGTACCGTCACTTCCAATATTAAATGAAGTGTTTGAAAAGCGCACGGGCGCACGCACCCACCCACCCGCCATTATATATATACGGAGAGGGAGAGGTAAGAAGAGCCAAGAACACaccccaaaagaaaagaaagaaaaaaaaaagacatggaAAGACATAAATAACCAATCTTACTTTTAAGATATATAGTGGTATTTGTGATAACGATCAGTTGCTGTTCTTTTTCTGATTTACTAGGCACTACTGTCCATTTACTCGCAAAgtatgaaagaaagagaaatgttcTCACATCACATGGTACTGCCcaactagaaaaagaaaacctaataTCCAATATAAAATGTCCATCAATCTCATTCATAAATGACTAAGcgcataaatataaataaaaaaacaaacgaTATTAATCATTGAATGGGAAAACCCTAGGCATTCACACATCCCAGCAACTCTGCAAGTGAGcagttgaagaaaaaggaggagaagagcTGGACGGacaaagaggaggaagagaaagacgGAGAAGGTGAaacaaggaggaggagacgaAGGGAGACGTACGGCAAACTTGGACAGGTAAAAACGCAGCTAGCAACCACAACACCGAAAATTTCATTTCTATGGCTACCATGAATGTTGCAGATGTATCCCAGTCATCCACCAGCACCACCATCACAACAAACGGCagcaccatcaccaccaccggAATCCCTGCTGCCGCCGCCGGCAgcatcaccaccaccactatTGCCAACAGCACCACAAGCCCTGCAACACCAAGCAGATATGAATCCCAAAAGAGAAGAGACTGGAACACCTTTGGGCAGTATCTAAGGAACCACAAGCCACCACTATCACTGTCAAAGTGCAGTGGTGCACACGTGTTGGAGTTCCTGCGCTACCTGGACCAGTTCGGCAAGACCAAGGTGCACACCCAGATCTGCCCCTTCTTCGGCCACCCTAACCCCCCGTGCCCATGCCCGTGCCCGCTTCGGCAGGCCTGGGGCAGCCTCGATGCGCTCATCGGCCGTCTCCGCGCCGCCTATGAAGAGAACGGCGGTAAGCCGGAGGCCAATCCCTTCGGCGCCCGCGCAGTGCGACTCTACCTAAGGGAGGTGAGGGAATTGCAGGCGAAGGCAAGAGGAATCGCTTacgaaaagaagaagaaaaa
Protein-coding regions in this window:
- the LOC116252285 gene encoding protein LIGHT-DEPENDENT SHORT HYPOCOTYLS 4-like, giving the protein MATMNVADVSQSSTSTTITTNGSTITTTGIPAAAAGSITTTTIANSTTSPATPSRYESQKRRDWNTFGQYLRNHKPPLSLSKCSGAHVLEFLRYLDQFGKTKVHTQICPFFGHPNPPCPCPCPLRQAWGSLDALIGRLRAAYEENGGKPEANPFGARAVRLYLREVRELQAKARGIAYEKKKKKRPPPTVQQPPSAQPPETVKTAGMLISDKEGGHVVAESGDRAGGSMVGLPVMRRGPS